One window from the genome of Magnolia sinica isolate HGM2019 chromosome 4, MsV1, whole genome shotgun sequence encodes:
- the LOC131242476 gene encoding phosphatidate phosphatase PAH2 isoform X7, giving the protein MNAVERLSSYISRGVYTVSGPFHPFGGAVDIIVVQQQDGSFKSSPWYVRFGKFQGMLKTREKVVNVSVNGTDAGFHMYLNHKGEAYFLREVDSNEGGSVFSSPSLGDETDNRLQNGRLTNTQGMDFDGNQSSSVMQIDVSNGKIMSRTNSQRPRIFGLMFGRKLMKDEDRLKKGDANMQRVNSLERAEIAADLLEVKWSTNLQTSNRRTGTAACLSAPETAAEEKHKDLQVGDKQEPCSPSVHDSNDHSVANVENSYGITSPKHPCLQTHEQILQSSEVHDVENACSNEVLASELSVFHLQGPSFDESEVGLVDDSSDFSDSNTEKASDRNDGILTAHVSEKENGGRGASAYIHSETSINLSAGINASGEGGLETLSFSNGGGEEVEVYTEVLHSTTELISEVNSKPESDLLIVKESLHGFDDSSLRLSNGENSLESHTLKVEYDDKTASEKSLEKSISFEASSTDGGPMQLESLSSLDIQLLSSGSVESEMVELIHQDTVVEKLAPEMTLETEPSEILENQFQMHELTFSSSVVDSHQESNNDSLPERLVNSSMPPSNSFEEDQFLFGNPDDFAVSEIRYEELISEDSVKMGVQETEGIGEQHEPNSINHVSPLPPNRFFGPRSFSTAGLYSGGLDEDLSMNTFEASPEESRGRTSPISIPKSRRCTGEVAHLAGSLPNIQAHPYELERSNVLRPLSRSMDSSSESSNWGMLRKDFSSSLKLKPATESRIIQDHPTADATVVDTLSIAHERMSSNPAVEISLCRHLLFEGMGADAASQAFDTEKVDLKKFSDLGPSVMENDNLVVKIGGRYFPWDVAAPIVLGMVSFGPGLTFPPEGMIAVDQVEKTLEGDLSRAVAPSGGSWRLWPFSFRKSKSEISVCPARDGPKGKGAEADNNASENSREATGENKANKAWTPKKKAVRVIVPTSEQLASLNLKEGRNVITFTFSTAMLGRQQVDARIYLWKWNARIVVSDVDGTITKSDVLGQFMPLVGRDWSQSGVTHLFSAIKENGYQLLFLSARAISQAYLTRRFLFTLKQDGKALPDGPVLISPDGLFPSLYREVIRRAPHEFKIACLEDIRALFPLDCNPFYAGFGNRDTDEFSYRKVGMPKGKIFIINPKNAGGGCCEPPGRYEIIFFSSFSRERHVSGHVVG; this is encoded by the exons ATGAATGCGGTGGAGAGGCTGAGTAGCTACATCTCCCGGGGTGTTTATACAGTTTCGGGCCCTTTCCACCCTTTTGGAGGAGCTGTGGATATCATCGTCGTCCAACAGCAGGATGGTAGCTTCAAGTCCAGTCCTTGGTACGTCCGGTTCGGGAAATTTCAAGGTATGTTGAAGACTAGGGAGAAGGTTGTCAATGTAAGTGTCAATGGAACAGATGCCGGCTTTCACATGTACTTGAATCATAAGGGAGAAGCTTACTTTCTCAGGGAGGTGGACAGCAATGAAGGTGGCAGCGTCTTCTCTTCTCCATCTTTGGGCGATGAGACGGACAACCGGTTGCAGAACGGGAGGTTGACGAACACTCAAGGCATGGATTTCGATGGTAATCAGTCGAGTTCGGTGATGCAGATTGATGTAAGTAACGGGAAGATCATGTCGAGGACGAATTCACAGCGGCCTCGGATTTTTGGGCTTATGTTTGGCCGGAAGTTGATGAAGGACGAAGACAGGCTTAAGAAAGGAGATGCCAACATGCAAAGGGTAAATTCATTGGAGCGTGCTGAGATTGCTGCAGATCTCTTGGAGGTGAAGTGGTCCACCAATCTTCAGACCAGTAATAGAAGGACGGGTACTGCTGCTTGCTTATCAGCTCCTGAGACAGCAGCTGAAGAGAAACATAAGGATCTGCAGGTTGGTGACAAACAAGAACCATGTAGCCCATCTGTGCATGATAGCAACGACCATAGTGTTGCAAATGTAGAGAATTCCTACGGGATAACCAGTCCGAAACATCCCTGTTTACAAACCCATGAGCAAATCTTGCAAAGCAGTGAAGTTCATGATGTGGAGAATGCTTGTTCCAATGAGGTGTTGGCTTCTGAGCTGAGCGTTTTTCATTTGCAAGGTCCCAGTTTTGATGAGTCGGAAGTGGGCCTGGTTGACGATTCAAGTGACTTCAGTGACTCTAATACAGAAAAGGCATCAGATAGAAATGATGGTATTTTAACAGCGCATGTTTCCGAAAAGGAAAATGGTGGAAGAGGAGCTTCTGCCTACATCCACAGCGAAACATCTATAAATTTGAGTGCTGGGATCAATGCTTCTGGCGAAGGAGGCCTTGAAACCCTGAGCTTTTCAAATGGAGGAGGTGAGGAAGTTGAGGTTTACACTGAAGTTTTACATAGCACAACTGAGCTTATTTCCGAGGTAAATTCAAAACCAGAATCTGATTTACTCATAGTTAAAGAGAGTTTACATGGATTTGATGACTCAAGTTTACGGTTATCTAACGGTGAGAATTCCTTGGAGTCTCATACTCTGAAAGTTGAATATGACGACAAAACGGCTTCTGAAAAATCCTTGGAAAAAAGTATTAGCTTCGAGGCATCTTCTACTGATGGTGGACCAATGCAATTGGAATCCCTCTCTTCTCTCGATATACAGTTGCTAAGTTCTGGTTCCGTTGAATCTGAGATGGTGGAACTCATTCACCAAGATACAGTAGTTGAGAAACTTGCTCCAGAGATGACTTTGGAAACAGAACCATCAGAAATTTTGGAAAACCAATTTCAAATGCATGAGCTGACTTTTTCTTCTTCAGTTGTTGACAGTCATCAAGAATCTAACAACGATTCTCTGCCTGAGAGACTTGTGAACTCCAGCATGCCACCATCAAACAGTTTTGAGGAAGATCAATTCCTTTTCGGCAATCCTGATGATTTTGCAGTCAGCGAAATCAGATATGAGGAGTTGATTTCTGAGGATTCTGTCAAGATGGGTGTTCAAGAGACAGAAGGCATTGGAGAGCAGCATGAGCCGAATAGTATAAATCATGTGTCGCCTCTACCTCCAAATCGATTTTTTGGGCCCCGATCATTTTCTACTGCAGGTTTATATTCTGGGGGTCTCGATGAAGACCTCTCGATGAATACTTTCGAAGCCTCACCCGAGGAATCACGTGGTCGAACCAGCCCAATAAGCATTCCGAAAAGTCGTAGATGTACAGGGGAAGTTGCACATTTGGCAGGATCTTTGCCGAATATCCAGGCCCATCCATATGAGCTTGAAAGGTCTAATGTTCTTCGACCTCTAAGTCGTTCTATGGATTCGAGTTCTGAAAGTTCGAACTGGGGCATGCTTAGGAAGGATTTCTCAAGTTCTTTAAAGTTGAAACCAGCCACTGAAAGCCGCATAATACAGGACCATCCTACGGCGGATGCTACAGTGGTTGATACTCTGAGCATAGCGCATGAACGAATGTCAAGTAATCCTGCTGTTG AGATATCCCTTTGTAGACACTTGCTGTTTGAAGGGATGGGGGCTGATGCTGCCTCTCAAGCATTCGATACTGAAAAAGTAGATTTGAAGAAGTTCAGTGACCTGGGTCCATCAGTTATGGAGAATGATAACCTAGTTGTAAAAATAGGTGGCCGTTATTTCCCATGGGATGTGGCTGCCCCGATTGTTTTGGGGATGGTTTCGTTTGGTCCGGGACTAACCTTTCCGCCAGAAGGCATGATAGCTGTGGACCAAGTTGAAAAAACTCTTGAAGGTGATCTGTCAAGAGCGGTTGCCCCCTCTGGCGGAAGTTGGAGGCTTTGGCCTTTCAGTTTCAGAAAATCAAAAAGTGAGATCTCTGTTTGTCCAGCTCGAGATGGCCCCAAAGGCAAAGGAGCTGAGGCTGATAACAATGCTTCAGAGAACTCCAGGGAGGCTACTGGGGAAAACAAAGCGAACAAAGCCTGGACTCCGAAAAAGAAGGCGGTGCGGGTGATTGTTCCAACGTCTGAACAGCTGGCTTCCTTGAATCTGAAGGAAGGGCGGAATGTGATCACCTTTACATTCTCAACTGCAATGCTAGGAAGGCAGCAG GTGGATGCAAGAATTTATCTGTGGAAGTGGAACGCTCGCATTGTTGTCTCAGATGTTGATGGTACAATTACCAA ATCAGATGTGCTTGGACAGTTCATGCCTTTGGTTGGGAGAGATTGGTCACAGTCTGGTGTTACGCATTTATTTTCTGCAATTAAG GAAAATGGATACCAGTTACTCTTTCTTAGTGCACGTGCAATTTCTCAGGCCTACCTCACGAGGCGGTTCCTTTTCACCCTTAAGCAG GATGGAAAGGCACTACCTGATGGACCAGTTCTCATTTCCCCGGATGGGCTTTTTCCCTCACTGTACAGAGAAG TTATTAGAAGAGCTCCTCATGAATTCAAGATCGCATGCCTGGAG GATATCAGAGCATTATTTCCTCTTGATTGCAACCCATTCTATGCTGGTTTTGGCAACAGAGACACTGATGAGTTTAGCTACCGTAAGGTTGGAATGCCAAAAGGCAAGATCTTCATTATCAATCCCAAG AATGCAGGGGGAGGTTGCTGTGAACCGCCGGGTCGATACGAAATCATATTCTTCTCTTCATTCTCTCGTGAACGGCATGTTTCCGGCCATGTCGTCGGCTGA
- the LOC131242476 gene encoding phosphatidate phosphatase PAH2 isoform X10 — MNAVERLSSYISRGVYTVSGPFHPFGGAVDIIVVQQQDGSFKSSPWYVRFGKFQGMLKTREKVVNVSVNGTDAGFHMYLNHKGEAYFLREVDSNEGGSVFSSPSLGDETDNRLQNGRLTNTQGMDFDGNQSSSVMQIDVSNGKIMSRTNSQRPRIFGLMFGRKLMKDEDRLKKGDANMQRVNSLERAEIAADLLEVKWSTNLQTSNRRTGTAACLSAPETAAEEKHKDLQVGDKQEPCSPSVHDSNDHSVANVENSYGITSPKHPCLQTHEQILQSSEVHDVENACSNEVLASELSVFHLQGPSFDESEVGLVDDSSDFSDSNTEKASDRNDGILTAHVSEKENGGRGASAYIHSETSINLSAGINASGEGGLETLSFSNGGGEEVEVYTEVLHSTTELISEVNSKPESDLLIVKESLHGFDDSSLRLSNGENSLESHTLKVEYDDKTASEKSLEKSISFEASSTDGGPMQLESLSSLDIQLLSSGSVESEMVELIHQDTVVEKLAPEMTLETEPSEILENQFQMHELTFSSSVVDSHQESNNDSLPERLVNSSMPPSNSFEEDQFLFGNPDDFAVSEIRYEELISEDSVKMGVQETEGIGEQHEPNSINHVSPLPPNRFFGPRSFSTAGLYSGGLDEDLSMNTFEASPEESRGRTSPISIPKSRRCTGEVAHLAGSLPNIQAHPYELERSNVLRPLSRSMDSSSESSNWGMLRKDFSSSLKLKPATESRIIQDHPTADATVVDTLSIAHERMSSNPAVEISLCRHLLFEGMGADAASQAFDTEKVDLKKFSDLGPSVMENDNLVVKIGGRYFPWDVAAPIVLGMVSFGPGLTFPPEGMIAVDQVEKTLEGDLSRAVAPSGGSWRLWPFSFRKSKSEISVCPARDGPKGKGAEADNNASENSREATGENKANKAWTPKKKAVRVIVPTSEQLASLNLKEGRNVITFTFSTAMLGRQQVDARIYLWKWNARIVVSDVDGTITKKMDTSYSFLVHVQFLRPTSRGGSFSPLSRMERHYLMDQFSFPRMGFFPHCTEKDIRALFPLDCNPFYAGFGNRDTDEFSYRKVGMPKGKIFIINPKGEVAVNRRVDTKSYSSLHSLVNGMFPAMSSAEQEDYNSWNYWKMPLPEINV, encoded by the exons ATGAATGCGGTGGAGAGGCTGAGTAGCTACATCTCCCGGGGTGTTTATACAGTTTCGGGCCCTTTCCACCCTTTTGGAGGAGCTGTGGATATCATCGTCGTCCAACAGCAGGATGGTAGCTTCAAGTCCAGTCCTTGGTACGTCCGGTTCGGGAAATTTCAAGGTATGTTGAAGACTAGGGAGAAGGTTGTCAATGTAAGTGTCAATGGAACAGATGCCGGCTTTCACATGTACTTGAATCATAAGGGAGAAGCTTACTTTCTCAGGGAGGTGGACAGCAATGAAGGTGGCAGCGTCTTCTCTTCTCCATCTTTGGGCGATGAGACGGACAACCGGTTGCAGAACGGGAGGTTGACGAACACTCAAGGCATGGATTTCGATGGTAATCAGTCGAGTTCGGTGATGCAGATTGATGTAAGTAACGGGAAGATCATGTCGAGGACGAATTCACAGCGGCCTCGGATTTTTGGGCTTATGTTTGGCCGGAAGTTGATGAAGGACGAAGACAGGCTTAAGAAAGGAGATGCCAACATGCAAAGGGTAAATTCATTGGAGCGTGCTGAGATTGCTGCAGATCTCTTGGAGGTGAAGTGGTCCACCAATCTTCAGACCAGTAATAGAAGGACGGGTACTGCTGCTTGCTTATCAGCTCCTGAGACAGCAGCTGAAGAGAAACATAAGGATCTGCAGGTTGGTGACAAACAAGAACCATGTAGCCCATCTGTGCATGATAGCAACGACCATAGTGTTGCAAATGTAGAGAATTCCTACGGGATAACCAGTCCGAAACATCCCTGTTTACAAACCCATGAGCAAATCTTGCAAAGCAGTGAAGTTCATGATGTGGAGAATGCTTGTTCCAATGAGGTGTTGGCTTCTGAGCTGAGCGTTTTTCATTTGCAAGGTCCCAGTTTTGATGAGTCGGAAGTGGGCCTGGTTGACGATTCAAGTGACTTCAGTGACTCTAATACAGAAAAGGCATCAGATAGAAATGATGGTATTTTAACAGCGCATGTTTCCGAAAAGGAAAATGGTGGAAGAGGAGCTTCTGCCTACATCCACAGCGAAACATCTATAAATTTGAGTGCTGGGATCAATGCTTCTGGCGAAGGAGGCCTTGAAACCCTGAGCTTTTCAAATGGAGGAGGTGAGGAAGTTGAGGTTTACACTGAAGTTTTACATAGCACAACTGAGCTTATTTCCGAGGTAAATTCAAAACCAGAATCTGATTTACTCATAGTTAAAGAGAGTTTACATGGATTTGATGACTCAAGTTTACGGTTATCTAACGGTGAGAATTCCTTGGAGTCTCATACTCTGAAAGTTGAATATGACGACAAAACGGCTTCTGAAAAATCCTTGGAAAAAAGTATTAGCTTCGAGGCATCTTCTACTGATGGTGGACCAATGCAATTGGAATCCCTCTCTTCTCTCGATATACAGTTGCTAAGTTCTGGTTCCGTTGAATCTGAGATGGTGGAACTCATTCACCAAGATACAGTAGTTGAGAAACTTGCTCCAGAGATGACTTTGGAAACAGAACCATCAGAAATTTTGGAAAACCAATTTCAAATGCATGAGCTGACTTTTTCTTCTTCAGTTGTTGACAGTCATCAAGAATCTAACAACGATTCTCTGCCTGAGAGACTTGTGAACTCCAGCATGCCACCATCAAACAGTTTTGAGGAAGATCAATTCCTTTTCGGCAATCCTGATGATTTTGCAGTCAGCGAAATCAGATATGAGGAGTTGATTTCTGAGGATTCTGTCAAGATGGGTGTTCAAGAGACAGAAGGCATTGGAGAGCAGCATGAGCCGAATAGTATAAATCATGTGTCGCCTCTACCTCCAAATCGATTTTTTGGGCCCCGATCATTTTCTACTGCAGGTTTATATTCTGGGGGTCTCGATGAAGACCTCTCGATGAATACTTTCGAAGCCTCACCCGAGGAATCACGTGGTCGAACCAGCCCAATAAGCATTCCGAAAAGTCGTAGATGTACAGGGGAAGTTGCACATTTGGCAGGATCTTTGCCGAATATCCAGGCCCATCCATATGAGCTTGAAAGGTCTAATGTTCTTCGACCTCTAAGTCGTTCTATGGATTCGAGTTCTGAAAGTTCGAACTGGGGCATGCTTAGGAAGGATTTCTCAAGTTCTTTAAAGTTGAAACCAGCCACTGAAAGCCGCATAATACAGGACCATCCTACGGCGGATGCTACAGTGGTTGATACTCTGAGCATAGCGCATGAACGAATGTCAAGTAATCCTGCTGTTG AGATATCCCTTTGTAGACACTTGCTGTTTGAAGGGATGGGGGCTGATGCTGCCTCTCAAGCATTCGATACTGAAAAAGTAGATTTGAAGAAGTTCAGTGACCTGGGTCCATCAGTTATGGAGAATGATAACCTAGTTGTAAAAATAGGTGGCCGTTATTTCCCATGGGATGTGGCTGCCCCGATTGTTTTGGGGATGGTTTCGTTTGGTCCGGGACTAACCTTTCCGCCAGAAGGCATGATAGCTGTGGACCAAGTTGAAAAAACTCTTGAAGGTGATCTGTCAAGAGCGGTTGCCCCCTCTGGCGGAAGTTGGAGGCTTTGGCCTTTCAGTTTCAGAAAATCAAAAAGTGAGATCTCTGTTTGTCCAGCTCGAGATGGCCCCAAAGGCAAAGGAGCTGAGGCTGATAACAATGCTTCAGAGAACTCCAGGGAGGCTACTGGGGAAAACAAAGCGAACAAAGCCTGGACTCCGAAAAAGAAGGCGGTGCGGGTGATTGTTCCAACGTCTGAACAGCTGGCTTCCTTGAATCTGAAGGAAGGGCGGAATGTGATCACCTTTACATTCTCAACTGCAATGCTAGGAAGGCAGCAG GTGGATGCAAGAATTTATCTGTGGAAGTGGAACGCTCGCATTGTTGTCTCAGATGTTGATGGTACAATTACCAA GAAAATGGATACCAGTTACTCTTTCTTAGTGCACGTGCAATTTCTCAGGCCTACCTCACGAGGCGGTTCCTTTTCACCCTTAAGCAG GATGGAAAGGCACTACCTGATGGACCAGTTCTCATTTCCCCGGATGGGCTTTTTCCCTCACTGTACAGAGAAG GATATCAGAGCATTATTTCCTCTTGATTGCAACCCATTCTATGCTGGTTTTGGCAACAGAGACACTGATGAGTTTAGCTACCGTAAGGTTGGAATGCCAAAAGGCAAGATCTTCATTATCAATCCCAAG GGGGAGGTTGCTGTGAACCGCCGGGTCGATACGAAATCATATTCTTCTCTTCATTCTCTCGTGAACGGCATGTTTCCGGCCATGTCGTCGGCTGAGCAG GAGGACTACAATTCATGGAATTATTGGAAAATGCCCCTTCCAGAGATCAATGTCTGA